Proteins co-encoded in one Pogona vitticeps strain Pit_001003342236 chromosome 9, PviZW2.1, whole genome shotgun sequence genomic window:
- the SPACA6 gene encoding sperm acrosome membrane-associated protein 6 isoform X2: MTSQTTSFLDSDSMPRASWTLSGVMCARYPLLLWLASSAAACLFCFSDAKRRLRVCQYFWGHQSEQHGACLETLRASFQPYDTTEVDVTEIEKLKDIFTRSVFFLEEKGMAKVPYRQAFSEAVGWVKKEVGQLKTAPACIPPCGFQIEARHYRCSSCSFEDCPLPIDCPIQDLHKNEGDVTLLSCEVAFQTPSDRTFRWKFAKDVRTDDLFLFHDLNFGITPSLIIRPTQGSHKGTFVCQMAEEDDVLIRKYFYLNGQFINGRQASNPELGRTYQNFTPHAFISSLLPPPRCWYHHYGKISINNKKNKNFDMSVALCF, from the exons ATGACATCACAAACCACTTCTTTTCTTGACAGTGATTCTATGCCAAGAGCATCTTGGACTCTCTCCGGCGTGATGTGCGCGAGATACCCCTTGCTCCTCTGGCTAGCCTCTTCAGCAGCGGCTTGCCTCTTCTGCTTCTCCGACGCCAAGCGCCGCCTCCGGGTTTGCCAATATTTTTGGGGCCACCAGAGCGAGCAGCATGGAGCTTGTCTGGAGACCCTGCGGGCATCCTTCCAGCCTTATGACACAACGGAGGTGG ATGTGACCGAAATTGAGAAGCTGAAGGACATTTTCACCAGGAGTGTCTTCTTCCTGGAAGAGAAAGGCATGGCCAAGG TGCCTTATCGTCAGGCCTTTTCGGAAGCAGTGGGATGGGTTAAAAAAGAAGTGGGTCAACTAAAAACAG CTCCAGCCTGCATCCCACCATGCG ggttCCAGATAGAGGCTCGCCACTATAGATGTTCATCATGTAGCTTTGAGGACTGCCCGCTGCCGATCGATTGCCCAA TTCAGGATCTGCACAAAAACGAAGGGGACGTAACTCTGCTCAGCTGCGAAGTGGCATTCCAGACTCCCTCGGACCGGACTTTCAGGTGGAAATTTGCCAAGGAT GTGAGAACCGATGACCTTTTCCTCTTCCATGATCTGAATTTTGGGATCACTCCTTCCCTCATTATCCGGCCCACCCAAGGATCTCATAAGGGAACTTTTGTCTGCCAGATGGCCGAAGAGGATGATGTGCTGATCCGGAAGTACTTCTACCTTAATG GACAATTTATCAATGGGCGACAGGCATCAAATCCTGAACTAGGAAGAACTTATCAGAATTTTACTCCTCATGCCTTTATTTCCTCCCTTCTGCCTCCACCAAGATGCTGGTATCATCACTATGGAAAAATAAgcataaataataagaaaaataaaaactttgaTATGAGTGTTGCATTGTGTTTCTAG
- the SPACA6 gene encoding sperm acrosome membrane-associated protein 6 isoform X1, with translation MTSQTTSFLDSDSMPRASWTLSGVMCARYPLLLWLASSAAACLFCFSDAKRRLRVCQYFWGHQSEQHGACLETLRASFQPYDTTEVDVTEIEKLKDIFTRSVFFLEEKGMAKVPYRQAFSEAVGWVKKEVGQLKTAPACIPPCGFQIEARHYRCSSCSFEDCPLPIDCPIQDLHKNEGDVTLLSCEVAFQTPSDRTFRWKFAKDVRTDDLFLFHDLNFGITPSLIIRPTQGSHKGTFVCQMAEEDDVLIRKYFYLNVTEKRLGLEKELQEMFKAILNPPPQAGPDEVEKNKPTFQEMLSEPNALSNKNVILIMIGIALSSMLVTMVGMTIYQWATGIKS, from the exons ATGACATCACAAACCACTTCTTTTCTTGACAGTGATTCTATGCCAAGAGCATCTTGGACTCTCTCCGGCGTGATGTGCGCGAGATACCCCTTGCTCCTCTGGCTAGCCTCTTCAGCAGCGGCTTGCCTCTTCTGCTTCTCCGACGCCAAGCGCCGCCTCCGGGTTTGCCAATATTTTTGGGGCCACCAGAGCGAGCAGCATGGAGCTTGTCTGGAGACCCTGCGGGCATCCTTCCAGCCTTATGACACAACGGAGGTGG ATGTGACCGAAATTGAGAAGCTGAAGGACATTTTCACCAGGAGTGTCTTCTTCCTGGAAGAGAAAGGCATGGCCAAGG TGCCTTATCGTCAGGCCTTTTCGGAAGCAGTGGGATGGGTTAAAAAAGAAGTGGGTCAACTAAAAACAG CTCCAGCCTGCATCCCACCATGCG ggttCCAGATAGAGGCTCGCCACTATAGATGTTCATCATGTAGCTTTGAGGACTGCCCGCTGCCGATCGATTGCCCAA TTCAGGATCTGCACAAAAACGAAGGGGACGTAACTCTGCTCAGCTGCGAAGTGGCATTCCAGACTCCCTCGGACCGGACTTTCAGGTGGAAATTTGCCAAGGAT GTGAGAACCGATGACCTTTTCCTCTTCCATGATCTGAATTTTGGGATCACTCCTTCCCTCATTATCCGGCCCACCCAAGGATCTCATAAGGGAACTTTTGTCTGCCAGATGGCCGAAGAGGATGATGTGCTGATCCGGAAGTACTTCTACCTTAATG TGACAGAGAAAAGGCTTGGGCTGGAGAAAGAGCTGCAGGAGATGTTCAAAGCCATCCTGAATCCTCCACCACAGGCAGGACCAGATGAGGTTGAGAAGAACAAGCCCACCTTTCAAGAGATGCTCTCTGAGCCAAATGCTCTGAGCAACAAGAACGTCATCCTGATTATGATTGGGATAGCCTTGAGTTCCATGTTGGTCACCATGGTAGGAAT GACAATTTATCAATGGGCGACAGGCATCAAATCCTGA